From the Musa acuminata AAA Group cultivar baxijiao chromosome BXJ1-2, Cavendish_Baxijiao_AAA, whole genome shotgun sequence genome, one window contains:
- the LOC135607444 gene encoding ras-related protein RABA5a-like, whose product MMDYNGDEDQSQDYLFKIVMIGDSAVGKSNLLARFARNEFYPNSKSTIGVEFQTQKMNIDGKEIKAQIWDTAGQERFKAVTSAYYRGAVGALVVYDISRRQTFDSVGRWLNELHTYSDMNVVTILVGNKTDLKDVREVTTAEGKALAEAQGLFFIETSALDSSNVAAAFQTVVKEIYHILSRKVFLSQEQKKHEMSSLSNGKTVILQGDSNGVSDGARGYWCCSS is encoded by the exons ATGATGGATTACAATGGAGATGAAGACCAGAGCCAGGACTATCTTTTTAAAATTGTTATGATTGGTGATTCTGCTGTTGGAAAATCGAATTTGCTAGCGAGGTTTGCTCGAAATGAATTTTACCCAAACTCCAAGTCCACTATCGGGGTTGAATTCCAAACCCAAAAGATGAACATCGATGGGAAGGAAATCAAAGCTCAGATATGGGACACCGCAGGCCAGGAGCGCTTCAAAGCTGTGACATCTGCATATTACCGAGGAGCTGTGGGAGCCTTGGTGGTTTACGACATCAGCAGGCGACAGACTTTTGATAGCGTTGGTCGATGGCTCAATGAACTGCACA CATACTCCGACATGAACGTGGTGACCATTCTGGTTGGCAACAAGACTGATCTCAAGGATGTGAGGGAGGTTACCACCGCAGAGGGCAAGGCCTTAGCTGAGGCCCAAGGCCTCTTCTTCATCGAAACCTCTGCATTGGACTCCTCCAACGTcgcagcagcctttcaaactgtagTTAAAGAGATTTATCACATACTAAGTAGGAAGGTGTTCCTGTCTCAAGAGCAGAAGAAGCACGAGATGTCATCGTTGAGCAATGGGAAGACAGTCATCTTACAAGGGGATTCAAATGGTGTGAGCGATGGAGCTAGGGGATACTGGTGCTGTTCATCCTGA